One genomic region from Chthonomonas calidirosea T49 encodes:
- a CDS encoding inositol monophosphatase family protein, translating into MTPQETIRALAAHVKAAVYPNLGTWRARKVTGTASSGDATFDIDDIAEAAVEQFLHEHNVNVAYYSEDRGLVHPFPDRSPEGILIIDPIDGTRSAIAGLEACVVSVAWADYCEAPTLSDVRYAAIAEIKGSYLFSAERGGGACILNEAGQQVLPTLSPTTEVANMAWTLEVVGAPLDLVFRAVSDMASQTTLKGGFFILNSSAYELTRLLTGQLAGVVDVRNRLLKDFPQTREAFVRYGGGRPLSLYGYDVAAAALIAQEAGCVLSDAWGRSLADWKLLDTTEANFGSLIAASNPTLHTRLLEAVEEGFARLRREGLNR; encoded by the coding sequence ATGACTCCCCAAGAAACGATTCGAGCATTAGCAGCGCATGTAAAAGCGGCCGTCTATCCTAACCTCGGCACCTGGCGCGCCCGAAAGGTGACAGGGACAGCATCCAGCGGCGACGCCACGTTCGATATAGATGACATCGCAGAAGCTGCCGTCGAGCAGTTTCTGCATGAGCACAACGTCAATGTAGCCTACTACTCCGAGGATAGGGGCCTTGTACATCCTTTTCCCGATCGCAGCCCTGAAGGCATCCTCATCATCGACCCCATCGATGGAACACGCAGCGCCATCGCGGGTTTAGAGGCTTGCGTGGTCTCCGTGGCCTGGGCCGACTATTGCGAAGCCCCTACCCTCTCCGACGTGCGCTATGCCGCCATCGCTGAGATAAAGGGAAGCTATCTCTTTTCTGCCGAGCGTGGTGGAGGCGCCTGCATTCTTAACGAAGCTGGCCAACAGGTGCTTCCAACACTTTCTCCCACCACCGAAGTCGCCAACATGGCATGGACGCTGGAGGTGGTAGGCGCCCCCCTCGATCTCGTCTTCCGCGCCGTCTCCGACATGGCTAGCCAGACTACCCTAAAGGGCGGGTTCTTTATTCTCAACAGCAGCGCTTACGAGCTAACACGCCTCCTTACAGGCCAACTGGCTGGTGTGGTAGATGTTCGCAATCGGCTCCTAAAGGACTTTCCACAAACGCGCGAGGCGTTCGTCCGTTATGGAGGGGGGCGCCCATTGTCGCTCTATGGCTACGATGTGGCTGCAGCCGCTCTCATCGCACAAGAGGCCGGCTGCGTTCTTTCGGACGCGTGGGGACGTAGCCTTGCCGATTGGAAGCTTTTAGATACCACCGAAGCCAACTTCGGTTCGCTGATCGCCGCATCCAACCCCACGCTTCATACCCGCCTGCTGGAGGCTGTAGAGGAGGGCTTTGCGCGACTACGTAGAGAAGGCCTAAACCGATGA
- a CDS encoding EamA family transporter — protein sequence MSPLKWKAAFITFIAVFAISFGEAMLSRGMKQIGDGTLWHQVGAVLHNHWVIIGTTFMAAYFFLYMWALKIAPFSFVLPITALSYPLGGLLATTFLKEHVGPLKWLGYVAIVIGVILVGLGEASGK from the coding sequence ATGAGCCCGCTGAAGTGGAAGGCAGCATTTATCACATTTATTGCCGTATTTGCCATCAGCTTTGGCGAAGCCATGCTCTCACGAGGGATGAAACAGATCGGCGATGGCACACTATGGCATCAGGTCGGTGCTGTTCTGCATAACCACTGGGTTATCATAGGCACCACCTTCATGGCTGCCTACTTTTTCCTTTACATGTGGGCGCTCAAAATAGCTCCGTTCAGCTTCGTCCTACCTATAACCGCTCTCTCCTATCCTCTAGGAGGACTTTTGGCGACCACCTTTCTTAAAGAGCACGTCGGGCCGCTGAAATGGCTAGGCTATGTTGCCATTGTTATTGGAGTGATCCTTGTAGGCCTGGGGGAGGCAAGCGGGAAATGA
- the hpnI gene encoding bacteriohopanetetrol glucosamine biosynthesis glycosyltransferase HpnI translates to MKEAIVLARLLLDAGLLGYLAYACLTVVAAWQWRHSAIPPNQPLALGISVLKPVCGVDPYAEENFRSFIEQDYPLDRFQVLFTAFDPDDPALAVAVDLKKRYPHHNIQVVFSSSNKPEGNNRKVANLLALLPFAEHELLVIADSDMRVGPDYLRAISAHFLTANSQQSVGLVTCPYRGALAHSFAAQLEALGIGADFIPSALVSRMLEGVGFAFGSTIAIPKTVLERIGGLQPLLNEIADDFLLGQKVRQAGYKVVIANYMVDDVLGAIAFKEMWSRRLRWARTVRACRPMGYAGSLITHGFALSLLWALIQPSLREIAVIVPSVLLVRLLTVFMVSFLTDDPAPRKRWYLLPVSDLISFAIYVTSWCGNRVQWRGERFRLQAGGKLERI, encoded by the coding sequence ATGAAAGAAGCGATCGTGCTTGCAAGACTCCTCCTCGATGCCGGTCTCCTAGGCTATCTAGCCTATGCCTGCCTTACCGTTGTGGCTGCATGGCAATGGCGCCATAGTGCCATTCCTCCAAACCAACCCCTTGCACTTGGCATATCCGTTCTCAAACCGGTATGTGGTGTAGACCCCTATGCCGAAGAGAATTTCCGCAGTTTCATCGAGCAGGACTATCCCCTAGACCGCTTCCAAGTCCTCTTTACCGCTTTCGATCCCGATGATCCAGCCTTAGCCGTCGCCGTTGACCTCAAAAAACGCTACCCACACCATAACATACAGGTTGTTTTCAGTAGCTCTAACAAGCCGGAGGGTAACAACCGTAAAGTCGCTAACCTTCTTGCTCTGCTGCCTTTTGCCGAACATGAGCTGCTTGTTATCGCGGATAGTGACATGCGCGTCGGCCCTGACTATCTGCGCGCTATCTCCGCCCATTTCTTAACTGCAAATTCCCAACAGAGCGTTGGGCTAGTGACCTGTCCCTATCGGGGCGCCCTAGCACACTCCTTTGCCGCCCAGCTAGAGGCGCTTGGAATCGGTGCCGACTTCATCCCCAGTGCCCTTGTTAGCCGAATGCTAGAGGGCGTCGGTTTCGCTTTCGGTTCGACCATTGCCATCCCCAAAACTGTGCTCGAACGCATCGGTGGCCTGCAGCCGTTGCTCAACGAAATAGCCGATGACTTTCTGCTCGGCCAAAAAGTGCGCCAAGCTGGTTACAAAGTGGTGATCGCTAACTACATGGTGGACGATGTTTTAGGTGCCATCGCCTTTAAAGAGATGTGGTCGCGCCGGCTCCGCTGGGCCCGCACGGTGCGCGCTTGTCGTCCAATGGGTTATGCCGGCTCCCTTATCACCCACGGCTTCGCACTTTCGCTGCTATGGGCATTGATACAGCCTTCCCTAAGGGAAATCGCGGTTATCGTTCCCAGCGTTTTGTTGGTGCGCCTGCTTACCGTCTTTATGGTGTCTTTCTTAACCGACGATCCGGCCCCTCGAAAAAGATGGTATCTCTTGCCAGTAAGCGATCTTATTAGCTTTGCCATCTATGTAACCAGTTGGTGCGGCAACCGTGTGCAGTGGCGTGGAGAGCGTTTTCGCTTGCAAGCAGGAGGAAAGCTTGAACGTATCTAA
- a CDS encoding GAF domain-containing protein has product MPNEMPASSDAARLYQKQLEAVQEICAALAAKNDVEELLRETLRVSLDTVEADAGSLLLYEPERRRLVFRHVIGKEQLVGQEIDPETDMEGRAALVFRTGQAQLTNTTQEHYNPAFDVVTGYHTQTLLTVPLKTLGSPPIGVLQVLNKCEGEFTQEDVNLLKIVASLAATVIANARLAKEAELAAVTRAIGDLGHDIKNALTPLQGIVQTTVEAFINPMFAELDQIYLALQEQAPALAQRLQNAMEPLKEWMLEAESSIQDSCTDIREMVSEIADYVKGTQSAYFEELSIGDIIKERLKRLQVIARNRQVSISYEGLENIPPFCLDRRLVGRALYNLVHNALGAIDAAVRKKQIELRPFFISWYVRGLFPTKRRSTKPIAASRLKTTDRACRNR; this is encoded by the coding sequence ATGCCGAATGAAATGCCGGCGTCGTCCGATGCGGCACGCCTTTATCAGAAGCAACTTGAGGCCGTGCAAGAGATATGCGCTGCGCTCGCAGCGAAAAACGATGTAGAGGAGTTGCTGCGCGAAACGTTGCGAGTATCGCTCGATACGGTTGAGGCCGATGCGGGCTCTCTTTTACTTTACGAACCGGAACGCCGGCGCCTCGTTTTTCGCCACGTAATAGGGAAGGAGCAGCTTGTAGGCCAAGAGATTGACCCAGAGACCGATATGGAGGGAAGAGCCGCGCTTGTCTTTCGCACCGGTCAGGCCCAACTCACCAACACCACCCAAGAACACTACAACCCAGCTTTCGATGTCGTGACCGGCTACCATACACAAACCCTGCTGACAGTGCCGCTGAAAACGCTAGGTAGCCCTCCTATCGGTGTACTTCAGGTACTCAATAAATGCGAAGGGGAGTTCACGCAGGAGGATGTGAACCTGCTGAAGATAGTAGCGAGTTTGGCCGCCACCGTCATTGCCAACGCCCGTCTCGCGAAAGAAGCGGAGCTGGCCGCCGTCACACGCGCCATCGGGGATCTAGGACATGACATCAAAAACGCCCTCACGCCCCTTCAAGGCATCGTTCAAACCACTGTCGAGGCCTTTATTAACCCTATGTTCGCTGAACTCGATCAAATTTATCTAGCGCTACAAGAACAGGCGCCGGCACTGGCACAGCGCCTGCAAAATGCTATGGAGCCGCTGAAGGAGTGGATGTTGGAGGCAGAAAGCTCCATTCAAGATAGTTGCACCGATATCCGCGAGATGGTCTCCGAAATTGCGGACTACGTGAAAGGAACGCAATCGGCCTACTTTGAAGAGTTGTCCATTGGTGATATCATCAAAGAGCGTCTAAAACGCCTCCAGGTCATTGCTAGAAATCGCCAGGTGAGTATCTCTTATGAGGGACTAGAGAACATCCCACCGTTTTGCCTCGACAGGCGTCTTGTGGGACGCGCACTTTACAACCTTGTGCATAATGCCCTAGGCGCTATAGATGCGGCCGTACGTAAGAAACAGATTGAGCTGCGTCCTTTTTTCATATCGTGGTACGTGCGAGGGTTGTTTCCGACGAAAAGGCGCTCCACAAAACCTATTGCCGCATCGAGGTTGAAGACGACGGACCGGGCATGCCGGAACAGGTAA
- a CDS encoding ATP-binding protein, with the protein MPEQVKKSLFTSATISTTPGGTGIGTRFVKNVADIHGGRVGVESELGQGARFWLDLPMERP; encoded by the coding sequence ATGCCGGAACAGGTAAAAAAGTCCCTGTTCACCTCAGCAACTATCTCCACTACCCCAGGAGGAACCGGCATTGGAACTCGTTTTGTCAAAAACGTGGCCGATATTCATGGTGGGCGCGTCGGTGTGGAGAGCGAACTAGGACAAGGAGCCCGATTTTGGCTTGATCTTCCTATGGAACGTCCCTAA
- a CDS encoding Crp/Fnr family transcriptional regulator: protein MIDITLLERLSLFKGVPGDLLERVAHDAQIRSFTAGHYVLFQGDTGDALYLILQGTVKVFLNLSDGSEVFLALLGTSDVFGEMSLIDASGRSANVLTREPTKLLIMAQPLFNHLLDRSPSFGRNMLQLLARRLRMANARIRAHCTLDIYGMVAYQLLEFAALYGEKYPDGSIYIPVRLTQTDLAQLVGASRERVNQVMVAYRKTKILKTETDFRITIYKPDELRKRILQN from the coding sequence ATGATAGACATAACATTACTGGAGAGGCTCTCCTTGTTTAAGGGAGTGCCGGGTGACCTCCTCGAGCGTGTGGCTCACGATGCCCAGATACGAAGCTTTACAGCCGGTCACTACGTGCTGTTTCAGGGGGATACCGGCGATGCGCTTTATCTTATTCTGCAAGGAACGGTGAAAGTTTTTCTCAATCTATCGGATGGCAGTGAGGTATTTCTAGCGCTGTTAGGCACCAGCGATGTGTTTGGTGAGATGAGCTTGATAGATGCTTCTGGGCGTTCTGCCAATGTGTTGACGCGTGAGCCCACCAAACTGCTCATTATGGCGCAACCGCTTTTTAACCATCTGCTCGATAGAAGCCCTAGCTTTGGGAGAAATATGCTTCAGCTACTTGCGAGAAGGTTGCGTATGGCCAATGCCCGCATTCGAGCCCATTGCACGCTCGATATTTATGGCATGGTGGCCTATCAACTGCTCGAATTTGCCGCCCTCTACGGTGAGAAATATCCGGATGGAAGCATCTATATTCCTGTTCGTTTAACACAAACCGACCTCGCGCAACTTGTAGGGGCTTCACGGGAAAGGGTTAATCAGGTGATGGTAGCCTATCGTAAAACCAAGATTCTTAAGACGGAAACTGACTTTCGTATCACGATCTATAAGCCCGACGAACTCCGTAAGCGCATCCTCCAAAATTAG
- the ruvB gene encoding Holliday junction branch migration DNA helicase RuvB: MELPEDTAELSLRPRFLREMIGQQKIKQNLTIAIEAARERGEALDHVLLYGPPGLGKTTLSHIIANEMGVPIHTTSGPALEKPGDLAAILTSLEDQSVFFIDEIHRLSRVVEEVLYSAMEDFRLDVVIGQGPSARTIALNIPPFTLVGATTRAGLISSPMRSRFGIHCSFEFYTQEELTTIVLRSADILNVAIEKEGAEEIARRARGTPRIANRLLRRVRDYAQVRADGVVTREVAIRALQMLEIDALGLDQFDRRLLTAIVEKFDGGPVGLETLAAMLGEERDTIEDLYEPYLMQLGFLNRTSRGRAVTKAACEHLGLPYPAKRDGEQEAGQGQLF; the protein is encoded by the coding sequence ATGGAGCTACCAGAAGATACGGCGGAGCTTTCACTGCGCCCTCGCTTTTTGCGTGAGATGATCGGGCAGCAGAAGATCAAACAGAACTTAACCATCGCCATTGAGGCCGCCCGCGAACGCGGTGAGGCGCTCGATCACGTGTTGCTGTATGGGCCTCCTGGCTTAGGAAAAACAACGCTAAGCCATATTATTGCCAACGAGATGGGGGTTCCCATCCACACCACCTCCGGCCCTGCGCTGGAAAAGCCGGGCGATTTGGCCGCGATATTGACATCGCTAGAGGATCAGAGCGTCTTCTTCATTGACGAAATCCATCGGTTGAGTCGTGTGGTGGAGGAGGTGCTCTATTCGGCAATGGAGGATTTTCGGCTCGATGTGGTGATAGGACAAGGGCCTTCGGCACGTACAATCGCCCTCAACATTCCGCCGTTTACGCTTGTTGGTGCCACGACACGTGCGGGGCTGATCTCCTCTCCCATGCGAAGCCGCTTCGGCATTCACTGCAGTTTCGAGTTTTACACGCAGGAGGAGCTTACAACCATCGTTTTGCGTTCCGCCGACATCCTCAACGTGGCGATTGAGAAGGAGGGAGCCGAGGAGATCGCACGACGCGCACGCGGAACCCCCAGAATCGCCAATCGGCTTTTGCGGAGGGTGCGTGACTACGCTCAGGTGCGGGCAGATGGGGTGGTAACGCGGGAGGTTGCCATCCGTGCCCTGCAGATGCTTGAGATTGACGCTCTGGGCCTCGATCAGTTCGACAGAAGGTTATTAACGGCCATTGTCGAAAAGTTTGACGGTGGGCCGGTGGGGCTTGAAACGTTGGCTGCCATGCTAGGAGAGGAGCGCGATACCATCGAAGACCTCTACGAGCCTTACCTCATGCAACTCGGCTTTTTAAACCGCACAAGCCGGGGGCGCGCCGTTACAAAGGCCGCCTGTGAACATTTGGGGCTGCCATATCCCGCTAAGCGGGATGGTGAGCAGGAAGCGGGACAGGGACAGCTCTTCTAA
- a CDS encoding NAD(P)/FAD-dependent oxidoreductase has translation MTIVAIVGAGITGLSAAQALLQCSEGIQVHIYEKSRGIGGRVATRRIEGCIVDHGAQNIKTTEPAFVNLLLEELDTADLVPIVAPVRLWRANGEILPPDPRHEAISKYAYRYGLTTLAKLLLARLPKEWIALHLETPVARLAEEGEEVVLKDGEGRELMRADFAVLTAPLPQAASLLAESALWMRGTQQTLDRVRALREVEYVPCLSVLLGYGPGLPEPPAYALLAEDRSETLLWLAFEHLKAPERAPHGESLLVAQWGPAMSRVCFEEAEAMVVGRTLNELKRLFGETYERPLWVQVKRWRYSQPRGMMPFEMINPPAVDSLIYVAGDGTRPEGGRIHQAYLSGLETAEAILARIGGHNVA, from the coding sequence ATGACGATTGTAGCCATTGTGGGGGCCGGCATTACGGGGTTAAGTGCGGCACAGGCCTTACTGCAGTGTTCCGAAGGGATTCAGGTGCATATTTACGAAAAAAGTCGTGGGATAGGGGGGCGTGTGGCTACGCGGCGCATTGAAGGGTGCATTGTAGACCACGGCGCCCAGAACATCAAGACAACGGAACCTGCCTTCGTGAACCTACTGCTAGAGGAGTTAGATACGGCAGACCTTGTGCCGATAGTGGCTCCCGTGCGGCTTTGGCGTGCCAATGGCGAGATCTTGCCGCCCGATCCCAGGCACGAAGCGATCTCCAAATACGCCTACCGTTACGGCCTGACGACCTTGGCGAAACTCCTTCTGGCGCGTTTGCCCAAAGAGTGGATCGCCCTGCATTTGGAGACGCCGGTGGCTCGGCTGGCAGAAGAGGGGGAAGAGGTGGTTTTAAAAGATGGGGAGGGACGTGAACTTATGCGTGCCGATTTCGCCGTGCTGACTGCACCGCTGCCACAAGCGGCGAGCTTATTGGCGGAAAGCGCGCTCTGGATGCGAGGAACCCAACAGACCCTTGATAGGGTGCGTGCTCTGCGCGAGGTGGAGTATGTGCCCTGCCTTTCCGTGCTTTTGGGGTATGGGCCAGGGCTGCCGGAACCGCCTGCTTATGCGCTTTTGGCAGAAGATCGTTCTGAAACGCTGCTATGGTTGGCATTTGAGCACCTCAAAGCACCGGAGCGGGCACCGCATGGGGAGAGCCTACTGGTCGCCCAGTGGGGGCCAGCGATGAGCAGGGTCTGCTTTGAAGAGGCAGAAGCAATGGTAGTGGGAAGAACGCTAAACGAGTTGAAACGACTGTTTGGTGAAACCTATGAACGTCCGCTGTGGGTGCAGGTGAAGCGTTGGCGCTACTCGCAACCGCGCGGCATGATGCCTTTTGAGATGATCAATCCGCCTGCGGTCGATTCCTTGATCTATGTGGCAGGGGATGGAACCCGCCCGGAGGGGGGCCGTATTCATCAGGCCTATCTGTCTGGATTAGAAACGGCGGAGGCCATCCTCGCCCGAATAGGAGGGCACAACGTTGCGTAA
- a CDS encoding Rne/Rng family ribonuclease translates to MAVVEDGKLMELQIERSERLVGSLYKCRVMNVLPGMDAAFVDIGLERNAFLYVGDVLPNRVMGQEAGALSGENTQVAAESSSDLPGAMLPMGLAEVENGDADALDVDIEAEALEEDEEAERAQSATEEIIQEALETAEAAEEAADEEPEATPRVRWRPRRQFRRSVLRRQSISDVLKVGQELLVQVIKGPRSTKGARVSTRITLPGRYVVLMPGAELLGVSRKIEDPKERERLKRIGERLRRPGFGLIVRTEAEDKTEAELEADLQFLLQSWQQIQQRAQEVEAPALVMQDLTLLYKTIRDIFSSDVQRLVIDDPAEYEKANALLERISPKLIGRVQLYDGVQPIFDYYKIEEQIEKNLRRKVYLKSGGSLVIDETEALTVIDVNTSKNVGGSSLAETIFKTNLEAAEEIARQLRLRDIGGIIVIDFIDMSNPRDRTAVVKALEAALKKDRSRTKVSPMSRLGLVEMTRKRTADNLLNFLSEECPLCKGRGHLPSAESVSLEVERDLRRMVADPKYAKKEAFRITCHPDVAEFLIGPDGATVEEMERELEKALYIRASEEAVIEKYLIEAGEIASFEKSRIGIKRAQVVECRIRRSLLKEGNHCIGWADGQMLDLDDGYRFIGQRAKARILLVRRSYAMAQLIPGTNRPLEEK, encoded by the coding sequence ATTGCTGTTGTAGAAGATGGCAAACTGATGGAACTGCAGATAGAGCGCTCCGAGCGTTTGGTAGGTAGCCTCTATAAGTGCCGTGTGATGAACGTTTTGCCTGGCATGGATGCCGCCTTCGTAGATATTGGGCTAGAACGCAACGCCTTTCTCTACGTGGGCGATGTGCTGCCGAATCGCGTTATGGGGCAGGAGGCTGGGGCGCTCTCCGGGGAGAATACGCAGGTGGCTGCTGAGTCTTCCTCTGATTTGCCAGGGGCCATGCTGCCTATGGGGCTTGCCGAGGTCGAAAACGGTGATGCGGACGCTCTAGACGTAGACATAGAGGCGGAGGCTTTGGAGGAGGACGAAGAGGCAGAGAGAGCGCAGAGCGCCACAGAGGAGATCATCCAGGAGGCGCTAGAGACCGCTGAGGCCGCAGAGGAGGCAGCCGATGAGGAGCCAGAAGCGACCCCTCGCGTGCGGTGGCGACCGCGTCGCCAGTTTCGGCGCTCGGTTTTGCGACGGCAGAGCATCAGCGATGTGCTTAAGGTGGGGCAAGAGCTTTTGGTGCAGGTGATCAAGGGGCCGCGCAGCACAAAAGGCGCTCGTGTCTCCACCCGCATTACCCTGCCGGGGCGCTATGTGGTGCTGATGCCCGGTGCCGAATTGCTGGGTGTGTCTCGTAAGATCGAAGACCCTAAAGAGCGAGAACGGCTAAAGCGTATTGGAGAGAGGCTACGCCGTCCTGGTTTTGGTTTGATCGTGCGCACGGAAGCAGAGGATAAAACGGAAGCCGAACTCGAAGCCGACCTACAGTTTTTGTTGCAAAGTTGGCAGCAGATACAGCAGCGTGCTCAAGAGGTGGAGGCACCTGCCTTGGTGATGCAAGACCTCACCCTCCTCTATAAAACCATTCGCGACATTTTTAGCTCCGATGTGCAGCGCTTGGTGATAGATGACCCAGCGGAGTACGAGAAGGCCAATGCGCTGTTGGAGCGCATCTCGCCAAAGCTCATCGGGCGTGTACAGCTTTACGATGGGGTACAGCCTATCTTCGATTACTACAAAATTGAGGAGCAGATCGAGAAAAACCTGAGGCGCAAGGTCTACCTTAAATCCGGTGGCTCCTTAGTGATTGATGAGACGGAGGCGCTCACCGTTATTGACGTAAACACGAGTAAAAACGTAGGGGGAAGTAGCCTTGCCGAAACGATATTTAAAACCAACCTAGAGGCTGCTGAGGAGATAGCGCGGCAGCTGCGTCTCCGTGACATCGGGGGAATCATCGTCATAGATTTTATTGATATGAGCAACCCGCGTGATAGGACTGCGGTGGTGAAAGCGTTGGAGGCTGCGCTAAAGAAGGATCGCTCTCGTACGAAAGTCTCCCCTATGAGCCGTTTAGGATTGGTGGAGATGACCCGTAAACGCACGGCGGATAACCTGCTGAACTTTCTAAGCGAAGAGTGCCCCCTTTGTAAGGGGCGCGGCCATCTGCCCTCGGCAGAGAGCGTCTCGTTGGAGGTGGAACGAGATCTTCGGCGCATGGTGGCCGATCCGAAGTATGCAAAGAAAGAGGCTTTTCGTATTACCTGCCATCCCGACGTGGCCGAGTTTCTGATCGGGCCAGACGGAGCGACGGTGGAGGAGATGGAGCGAGAGCTGGAGAAAGCGCTTTACATCCGGGCTTCAGAGGAGGCAGTGATCGAGAAATATCTTATTGAAGCCGGCGAGATCGCCTCTTTTGAGAAGAGCCGCATCGGAATTAAGCGAGCGCAGGTGGTAGAATGCCGCATTCGTCGCTCTTTGCTGAAGGAGGGCAATCACTGCATTGGCTGGGCCGATGGCCAAATGCTCGACCTCGACGATGGGTATCGGTTCATTGGGCAGCGAGCAAAAGCGCGTATTTTGCTGGTAAGGCGCTCGTATGCAATGGCACAGCTAATCCCAGGCACGAATCGCCCCCTAGAAGAGAAGTAG